A genome region from Actinobacillus arthritidis includes the following:
- a CDS encoding protein disulfide oxidoreductase, translating to MPKKSIFLLRFGKNIFLYGLMFIVLSIAVDWYRKPSEPNEFAQQVLYDLQQQPKVIAQLSHQQPMLLYFWGDWCGYCKFTSPAIQQLSDEKIPVLSVALKSGDPQQVANYLQQEHYYFPVINDPDGELSKSWNIQATPTILIIKDGKVVQHTTGLTSYWGLKVRLWLSSLT from the coding sequence ATGCCAAAGAAAAGTATATTTTTATTACGTTTTGGTAAAAATATTTTTCTATACGGTTTAATGTTTATCGTATTAAGCATTGCGGTTGACTGGTATCGAAAACCAAGTGAGCCGAATGAATTTGCCCAACAGGTGTTATACGATTTACAGCAACAGCCGAAAGTGATTGCCCAATTAAGCCATCAGCAACCAATGTTGCTCTACTTTTGGGGCGACTGGTGTGGTTATTGTAAATTTACTTCACCGGCGATTCAGCAACTTTCCGATGAAAAGATTCCGGTGTTAAGCGTTGCACTTAAGTCCGGAGATCCGCAACAAGTGGCTAATTATTTACAACAAGAACATTACTATTTCCCTGTCATCAATGATCCTGATGGCGAACTATCCAAAAGCTGGAACATCCAAGCCACACCAACGATTTTAATCATAAAAGACGGTAAGGTGGTACAGCATACAACAGGGCTGACAAGCTATTGGGGACTTAAAGTCCGTTTATGGCTGTCTAGCCTCACTTAA